The following proteins come from a genomic window of Solwaraspora sp. WMMA2065:
- the npdG gene encoding NADPH-dependent F420 reductase yields the protein MGYDASTLPDVSGLTVGIIGGTGDQGRGLAYRLARAGQPVRIGSRDGTRAAAAAKEIAALPGVAAGVISGGGNDEVAGGSDLVIIAVPWEGHEATVAALRDPLAGKIVVDCVNPLGFDKQGPYPLPVAQGSAAQQAAALLPDSRVCAAFNHLSAPLLADPKIERIDLDVLICAEDREAAAVVAALAARIPDMRGIYAGRLRNAHQIEAFTANLIAINRRYKAHSGVRVTDL from the coding sequence ATGGGATATGACGCCAGCACACTGCCCGACGTCTCCGGCCTCACGGTCGGCATTATCGGCGGCACCGGCGACCAGGGACGGGGCCTGGCGTACCGGCTCGCCCGCGCCGGTCAGCCGGTCCGCATCGGGTCCCGCGACGGTACCCGGGCCGCCGCCGCGGCCAAGGAGATCGCCGCGTTGCCCGGGGTCGCGGCCGGGGTGATCAGCGGCGGCGGCAACGACGAGGTGGCCGGCGGGTCCGACTTGGTGATCATCGCGGTGCCGTGGGAGGGTCACGAGGCGACCGTCGCCGCACTGCGCGACCCGCTCGCCGGCAAGATCGTGGTCGACTGTGTGAACCCGCTCGGCTTCGACAAGCAGGGCCCGTACCCGTTGCCGGTGGCGCAGGGCAGCGCCGCACAGCAGGCCGCGGCGCTGCTGCCCGACTCGCGGGTCTGTGCCGCCTTCAACCACCTGAGCGCGCCGTTGCTGGCCGACCCGAAGATCGAGCGGATCGACCTGGACGTCCTGATCTGCGCCGAGGACCGGGAGGCGGCGGCGGTCGTCGCCGCGCTCGCCGCCCGGATTCCGGACATGCGGGGCATCTACGCCGGCCGGCTGCGCAACGCGCACCAGATCGAGGCGTTCACCGCCAACCTGATCGCCATCAACCGCCGGTACAAGGCGCATTCCGGGGTGCGGGTCACCGATCTGTGA